In the genome of Streptomyces sp. 846.5, the window AGCAGCGCGCCCAGCATGACCCCGGTGCCGATCCCCCACTCCACCATCCGCCGGGTCGCGGCGCGGGCTCCCCCGGTGTCGTCGGCGCCCAGGTAGCGGCCGATGATGGCCTGCCCGGCGATGGCGATCGCGTCCAGGGCGAAGGCCAGGAAGTTCCACAGCGACATGGCGATCTGCTGGGAGGCCATCGCCGTGTTGCCGAGCCTGGCGGCGACGGCGGTGGCGATGAGCAGGATGGCGCGCAGGCTGAGCGTGCGCACCAGCAGCGGCGCTCCGGCGGTGGCGCAGGCGCGGATGCCGGGCAGGTCGGGGCGCAGGTCGGCGCGGGTCCTGAGCAGTCCGAGCCGGCGCGCTCCCCTGGCGACGACGGCGAGATAGGTCGCGGCCATGCCCCACTGGGCGATCACCGTGCCGAGGGCGGAGCCGGCGATCCCGAGCCCGGCGCCGTAGACCAGGCCGAGGTTGAGCAGCAGATTGACGGTGAAGCCCGCCACGGCCACCGCCAGCGGGGTGCGGGTGTCCTGGAGACCGCGCAGCACGCCGGTGGCGGCCATCACGATCAGCATGGCGGGGATCCCGGCGGCGCTGATGCGCAGGTAGTCGACGGCGTAGGGGGTGGCGGTGGGGGAGGCGCCGAAGACCCGGATCAGCTCGGGGGCCAGTCCCACGGCCAGGGCGACGACGGGCACGGCCAGCAGGACCGCGAGCCAGATGCCGTCGATGCCCTGCCGGACGGCGGCGCGGCGGTCGCCGGAGCCGACCCGGCGGGCGACGGCCGCCGTGGTGGCGTAGGCGAGGAAGACGAAGACCCCGACCAGGGTCGAGAGCAGCGAGGCGGCCACGCCCAGGCCGGCCAGCTGGGCGGTGCCGAGGTGGCCGACGATGGCGGAGTCCGCCATCAGGAACAGCGGTTCGGCGATGAGGGCGCCGAAGGCGGGGACCGCCAGGGTGAGGATCTCCCGGTCGTGCCTGGTCCGGCGGACGGGCGGCTGAGGGAGGGCGGGGGACGTCGGTCGCATGGTCCTACCGTAGTCATCCACAGGTAATGTCCGCATGCCTGTTTCAGGTATTACTCATGAGTGCTCCGTGTAGCGGTTCGCGCACCCCTGGTCGTGATCTTCATGCTCCGCGTGAAATTTTTCTCCTACACAAGGGGTGATGGGTGTTATTCCAGGTCAGCGTGTTGACGGTGGAAAGATCTTCGGGTTATCCACAGGTTGTCCCCCGGGCCGTGCACAGCTTGGGGTCGGTTCTCCACAGTCCGGGGCCCTTCATCCACATGGCCTGTGGATAACCATCTTGGCCGATGGGCTGATCCCCCCTTAGCGTGAGCGTTCCGCCGACGCGCCGCAGAGGGTGCAGGTGCCCCGGTGTCAGTGGGGTGCCGTATAGAAGAGAGTGACGGCGGGACGGCCGGGCACGGGGCGGAAACATCAGGAGGCGCGGCATGCAGCAGGGACGCGAAGGGGCCTCCGGCGGGGGTGCCCGGTGAGCGACGTGCCGTACGACGACCACGACGAGGTCCCGCCACCGGACGAGGAGTGGCCACCGCCGCCGAGCCAGAGCCCGGGCGACCGGCAGCCCTTCAAGGTCTTCCAGGGGAAGGGCGGCTCCGGCGGCAACCAGGCGGACCGTTCGTCCTACGACAACGCCGGCAGCAAGGGCGACTCGCGCGGCGACTCAGCCGCCTACGAGCGGGTGCCCCCGCAGGACCTGGCGGCCGAGCAGTCGGTGCTGGGCGGCATGCTGCTGTCCAAGGACGCGATCGCCGACGTCGTCGAGGTGCTGAAGCCGGTCGACTACTACCGCCCCGCGCACGAGCTGATCCACAGCGCCATCCTCGACCTCTACGCACGCGGCGAACCGGCCGACCCGATCACCGTCGCCAGCGAACTGGTCAAGCGCGGCGAGATCACCCGCGTCGGCGGCCCCTCCTATCTGCACACCCTGGTCAACTCGGTCCCCACCGCCGCCAACGCCGAGTACTACGCCGAGATCGTCCACGAGCGCGCGGTGCTGCGCCGCCTGGTCGAGGCCGGCACCCGCATCGCGCAGATGGGCTACGCCGCCGAGGGCGACGTCGACGAGATCGTCAACGCCGCCCAGGCCGAGATCTACGCCGTCACCGAGCAGCGCACCAACGAGGACTACGCCCCCCTCGGCGAGATCATGGAGGGTGCCCTCGACGAGATCGAGTCCATCGGCTCCCGCAGCGGCCAGATGTCCGGCGTCCCTACCGGCTTCGCCGACCTCGACTCGCTCACCAACGGGCTGCACCCGGGCCAGATGATCGTCGTGGCGGCGAGGCCCGCGATGGGAAAAAGCACGCTTGCGCTCGATTTTGCCCGTTCCTGTTCGGTGAAACACAAGATTCCGAGCGTCTTCTTCTCGCTGGAAATGGGGCGCAACGAGATCGCGATGCGTCTGCTCTCGGCGGAGGCCCGGGTCGCGCTGCACCATATGCGGTCGGGGAACATGACCGACGAGGACTGGACCCGACTGGCGCGGCGGATGCCGGAGTTGAACGATTCTCCGCTCTTCATCGACGACTCCCCCAACCTGTCGATGATGGAGATCCGGGCCAAGTGCCGGCGGCTGAAGCAGCGCAACGACCTGCGGCTGGTGGTGATCGACTACCTCCAGCTGATGCAGAACGGCGGCTCACGGCGGCCCGAGAGCCGGCAGCAGGAGGTCTCCGAGATGTCGCGAAACCTCAAGCTGCTCGCCAAGGAGCTGGAACTCCCGGTGATCGCGCTGTCGCAGCTGAACCGTGGCCCCGAACAGCGAACGGACAAAAGGCCGATGGTCTCCGACCTTCGCGAAAGTGGATCCATCGAACAGGATGCCGACATGGTCATCTTGTTGCATCGAGAGGATGCATACGAAAAGGAATCGCCGCGTGCCGGTGAGGCCGACCTGATCGTCGCCAAGCACCGCAACGGTCCCACGGCGACGATCACTGTGGCCTTCCAGGGCCACTACTCCCGCTTCGTGGACATGGCCCAGAGCTGAGCGGAGTGAGCGCGTGGCTGCTGCTCAGCGCCGCGTCTCGTACCTGGTCAGGAGCACGCCGCCGGGAAGCGTCCGGGTCTCGACCAGGTTCAGGTTCACCCAGCTGTCCAGCGCGGTGAAGAACGGCGTGCCGCTGCCCACCAGGACCGGGTGGGTGGCGATCGCGTACTCGTCGATCAGCCCGGCGCGCATGGCCGCCCCGGCGAGCGTTGCGCCGCCGATGTTCATCGGGCCGCCGTCCTCGGCCTTGAGCCGGGTGATCTCGGCGATCGCGTCGCCGGTGACCAGGCGGGTGTTCCAGTCGACCTTGTCGATCGTCGAGGAGAACACCACCTTCGGCGTGTCCCGCCAGTTCCGCGCGAACGCGATCTCCGCCGGGGTGGCGTCGGGCTGCTGGTCGCCGGTCGGCCAGTAGGAGCTCATCGTCTGCCACAGCTTGCGCCCGTACAGCGCCAGGCCACTCGCCTGCTCGTGGTCCAGCCACCACTGGAACAGCTCGTCGCTCGGCGGTCCGCTCCAGCCGATGTCGTCGCCGGCCGCGGCGATGTAGCCGTCCAGGGTCAGGTTCATGCCGTAGATCAGTTTCCGCATGGCTCAGCCTTCCGTTCGTGGGTGTCCGGCGTAAAGACCAGCGTGGCGCAGGCTGCTTCTCGGAGCACTGGCTGGTTCTTGGCAGCCAGCAGTTGCAGCTCCTGGAACTGCCGCTTGTCGGTGGGCTTCGGCCGGCACAGAACCCGGGCGACCTCGCGTACGCCGACGTCGCGCAGCAGCCCGGCCAGGTGGTCGGGCGACCAACGGTAGGCCGTCACCACCGAGTGGTCGAAGGACTGCGACGGGATGGCAGGGTCGTCGGTCGAGAAGCAGCTGATCAGCAACTGGCCGCCGGGGGCCAGGACCCGGGCAATCTCTGCGACCACGGACGGCAGGTCCTGCGGCGGGGTGTGGATGATCGAGTACCGCGAGAGCACCCCGCCCAGGACACCGTCCGCGATGTCCAGCGCTGCCATCGAGCCCACCTCGAATCGCAGACCCGGGTTGGCCTCCCGGGCCAGCCCGATCATTGCGGGCGAGGCGTCGACGCCGAAGGCAGGCAGCCCCAACCCGCGCAGATGGGCGGTGACATGCCCCGGCCCGCACCCCAGATCTGCGACCTCGCCCTCACCACCCGCACGCACGGACTCGGCGAACGCAGCGAGCAGAGCCCGCTCCAGCGGTCGGTCGCGCAGGCTGTCGGTGAACTGCTGCGCGTAGCGTGCGGCGACGGCGTCATAGGCGTCGCGGGTGGCGTGGAGGGAGTCGAGTTCGACCATTCGGGGGACTGTAGCGGACGCCACTGACACGTTGGCTGCGCGCGGAGGGGGTGGGCGGTTACCAGGGCAGTGGGCCCTTGGCGTCGGTGTAGGTGCCGGTGGGGCCGTCCGGGGTGAGCCGGGCCATGCGGACGATGATCTCGGCGCCCTGTTCGACGGTCTGGGTGCCGGTGTTGCCGTTGAGGTCCGTCTTGGTGAAGCCGGGCTCGACGGCGTTGATGCGCATGGTCGGGAACGCCTTGGCGTACTGCACGGTGACCATGTTGACGGCGGCCTTGGAGGCCGGGTAGGCGACGCCGGGGTAGGCGTAGGTCGGGGTGTCGGTGGTGGTGACCCGGGTGAGCGAGGCCAGGCCGCTGCTGAGGTTGACGATGACGGGGGCGGCGGAGCGCTGCAGCAGCGGGAGGAACGCGTGGGTGACGCGTACCGTGCCGAAGACATTGGTGTCGAATGTGCTCCGCATCAGGTCGGCGGTGAGGTCAGCGGCGCTGATGATGCCGTTGTCCTCGGCCCGCTCCTCCACGCCGGCGTTGTTGACCAGCACGTCCAGGCCGCCGTCGGCCTCGATGGTCTTCGCCGCGGCGGCGACCGAGGCGTCGTCGGTGATGTCGATGACGACCAGCCGCGCGCCCAGCTGCTCGGCGGCGCGACGGCCGCGCTCCGGGTCCCGGCTGCCGATGTACACGGTGTGGCCTGCGGCGATGAGTTGACGGGCGGCCTCGTAGCCGAGCCCCTTGTTCGCTCCGGTGATCAGTGTCGTGGTCATGCCTCCACGATGCTGCGCGGCGATGCCGTCAGCCAGGCGTCCGGTCTTCCTGGGACTGCCAGTACCAGGCACCCGCGGGCGGCGCGGTGCACAGTGGTGGCATGGCGACCACGGAGTTCGGGCGGACGGTGCGGCGCTGGCGTGACCGGGTCCCGCCGGAGGCGGCCGGGCTGCCGGCCGGCGGCCATCGGCGCGCGGCCGGGCTGCGCCGCGAGGAGCTGGCGCTGCTGGCCGGGATCTCGGTCGACTATGTCACCCGCCTCGAACAGGGCCGGGCGGCCAACCCGTCGGAGCAGGTGGTCGAAGCGCTGGGGCGGGCGCTGCGACTGAACGGGGAAGAGCGTGAGCATCTGTTCCGGGTCGCCGGGCTGGTCGCGCCGGGCCGGGGCACGGTGCCCGCGTACATCACGCCCAGCGTGCAGAGGATGCTGGACCGGCTGACCGGGACGCCGGTCGCGGTCTCCGACGCGGCGTGGACGCTGTTGCTGGCCAACCCGCTCTACACCGCGTTGATGGGTGAACGGCACGGCAAGGAGCGCAACGGGGCGTGGCGGAACTTCCTCGGCTCGGGCAGCCGGGTCCGCCACACCCCCGAGTCCCGGCGGGCGTTGGAGACCGCGGTCGTCTCCGATCTGCGGGCGACGGCGAGCCGCTACCCGGCGGACCCGCGGCTGCGGCGTCTGATCGCCGATCTGCGCGGAAACAGCGAGCGGTTCGCTGAGCTGTGGGACTCCGGCGCGGTGGGACACCAGGAGGCCTCGCGCAAGACCATCGACCACCCGCAGGTGGGATCGCTGACGCTGGACTGCGACGTGCTCAGCGTCGCGGGCAGCGATCTGCGGATCATGGTCTACACGGCCGAACCCGGCACCGAGGACGCCGAACGGCTGGCGCTGCTGGCGGTGATCGGCACGCAGGCACTGGTGAAAGTCGCCGGCGAGGGCCTCGGGTGAAGCCGTGGCGGAGCGCCGAGGCGGTGCGGCAGGTGGTGGCCCTGACCACCCGGCTGTTCCCGTTGCTGCCCGGTGGGTCGGACAGCAACGGGCCGGACAGCAACGGGTCGGGCGGTGGCGGTACCGGCTGATCCGCCTGCGGGGGAGGCACTGCTGACCGCTGGTCAGGGCAGCAGGACGATCTTTCCGCGGCCGCCGCCCTGCTCGCCGAGCCGGTGGGCGGCGGCGGCGTCCGCCAGCGGGAAGGTGGCGCGGACCGGGGCGGACAGGGTGCCCGCCGCGTGCAGGGCGAGCGCCCGGGCCAGGCCCTCGGTGGCGGTGTCGGCGCTGCCGCCGCTGGTGAAGGCGACTCCGAGCGGGCCCGCCTCCTGGGGGTCGGCGATGGTGATGACCCGTTCGGGGCCGCCCACCAGCGCCACGGAGTCCGCCAGGACCCCGGCGCCGCTGGCGTGCAGCACCGCGGTCACCGGCTCGCCGTCCGCTGCCTCGCGGACCCGGTCGATCACCCCGTCCCCGTAGCGCACCGGGGTGGCGCCCAGCTCGCGCAGCGCCTCCTGGTCCCGCTCCCCCGCCGTGCCGATCACCCGGATGCCGTCCGCGACCGCGAACTGGACGGCCATGGTGCCGACCGCACCGGCGGCGCCGTGGATCAGCAGGGTCTCCCCCGGCTTCAGGTTCAGCAGCCCCAGTGCCCGTACCGACGTTTCGGCGGCGACCGGAAGTGCCGCTGCGGTCGCCACCGGGAGGTCGGCGGGCCGGGCGGCCAGGGTGGCGGCCTCCGCGAGGGCGTACTCGGCGTAGGCGGCCACGGCCGAACCGAACACCTCGTCGCCGATCTGCCAGGAGTCGACGCCGGGACCGGTGGCGACCACCGTTCCGGCCGCCTCCAGGCCCAGGACATGCGGGAAGTTCACCGGGAAGACCCCCTGCATGAATCCGCGTCGGATCTTCCAGTCGAGCGGGTTGACGGCCGCGGCGGCGACGCGGAGCAGGACCTGCCCGGGGCCTGGCTGTGGGACGGCCTCGTCGGTGAGCCGCAGTTCGTCGGGTTCGCCGTACGCGCCGAAGGAGACGGCCTTGGCGTTGGTGGGGAGGGTCTGGTCGGACATCGTGATCGCCTTCGTCCTGGAGTAGTGGGGTCGTGAAGCGGTGAAGCCGTGAAGCCGAGTGCGGGGCGGGGGTTCCGCTCCCAGGACGAGAGTTCCACGGGACGGCCGGGGCGACGAGCGGAGCGCTTTCCCTAGGATCGGAAATCCTGGGATCCGGTCACACGGCGGTACCGACGCCCTTCGGGCGGGACCGGCAGGTGGCCGACTGCTCGTCGGCACGGCCCCGGCGGAGCAGGGAGAGGGCCAACGGGCCGAAGGCAGCACTGTAGAGCAGGGCGCCGACCGGCATCAGGTCCAGGCTCGCCGCCATGACCAGGGTGCCCAGCAGGATGCAGACGGGTGCATACAGGCCGATGCGGCGGGGGCGGCCGAGGGCGAGTGCGCCGGTGAGCAGGAGCAGTCCGAGGTAGAAGAACGCCGGGACGACCGAGTAGAGCAGCGGGGTGACCCCCGGGTGGCTCTGGAAGTGGTCGTAGCGGGTGTTCATGGCGGCCCGGTCGGCGGAGACGGCCCCCACGTAGAGGTCGACGGCGGCCTGGCCGAGGACGGCGCCGATGCCGAGCAGGCTGAGGACGGCGCCTGCCGTGGCGGTCGCCCGGCGGGCGGGCCCGGAGCCGGCAGCCGTGCGACGGAGCGTGAGCACGGCGGGGACGAAGCAGAGCAGGCCCAGGATCAGCAGGATGTGGCCCGCCGTCCACCCCGGGCCCGGGCCGTGGTGTCCGTCGAGCAGCCGGACCACGCCGTAGCCGAGCAGCAGCAGGGGTCCGGCCAGGAGGGCGGTGCCCGTGGTGGTCAACTCGCCTGCGGTGTAGGGGTGCTGGGTGCTGATCTGCGGCGTCCGGGTCATGGGGGAAGCATCCCGGGGGCCGCTGCCCGGGCACATCGGTCATGTCCCTGAGCCGCCCCTGAGTCGACCCCTGAGGCGATACTGGGGACATGTACCAGGAGCGGGCGGCGGCCGCGGTGCCCGGCGCGGTGCTGTGGACGCGCAGTACCGGGCCGGACGGCGAGCGGTTCAGGGTGCTCCCCGACGGCTGTATGGACCTGCTCTGGATGGGCGGGGTGCTGGCGGTCGCGGGGCCGGACACCGTGGCGCATCTGGGGGAGAGCGGGGCCGGGGACAGCATCACCGGTCTGCGGTTCGCTCCGGGGACGGCGGCATCGGTGCTCGGCGTGCCGGCCTGGGAGCTGCGGGACCGCAGGGTCGCCCTGGACGGACTCTGGCCGGACCGGGTGGTCCGGGAGCTGACGGAGCGGCTGGCGGCCGCGGCGGATCCGGCCGCTGAACTGGAGGCCGTCGCGGTGCCGCGACTGCGCGGGGCCGAGCTGGACCGGGTCCGCGCCGGGGTGCTGGACGGCCTGCGGCGCGGGGTGCGGGTGGCCGCACTGGCGGACGAGTTGGGGTTGAGCGAGCGACAGTTGCGGCGGCGCTGCCTGGAGTTGTTCGGCTACGGGCCCAAGGTGCTGGACCGGGTGCTGCGGCTGGACCGGGCGCTGGCCGCGGCGCGGAGCGGTGCGCCGTTCGCGCGGGTCGCGGCGGACGCGGGCTACGCCGACCAGCCGCATCTGGCCCGTGAGGTGCGGGCGCTGGCCGGCGTGCCGCTGGGGGAGCTGCTCGGGGTGGGTTCGGTGGATCAGGACGACAGTGGGGCGAAGAGGTCGGTGGGGTTGCCGTCCGGATCGAGGACGACGGCGTAGCGCTGCCCCCAGAAGGCGTCCCAGGGCTCCCGGTGCGAGCGGTGGCCGGCCGCGGTGAGCTCCGCGTACACCTTGTCGACCTCGGCGGGGTCGTCGCAGCGGAAGGCGAGCGCGCTGCGATGACCGCCCTGCGGCGGCGTCCATCCGGGGTCGACGCTCCGCACGGTCTCGACGGTGTCCCAGGCGACCCGGAATCCGCCGGGCAGCACGGCTTCGACATGCGGCTCACCCTCGGCCCCGGCAGGGATGCCGAGACCGAGGCGCCGGTAGAAGTCGAGCGCGGCCGCCATG includes:
- a CDS encoding VOC family protein, yielding MTPRLDLISIVTADMAAALDFYRRLGLGIPAGAEGEPHVEAVLPGGFRVAWDTVETVRSVDPGWTPPQGGHRSALAFRCDDPAEVDKVYAELTAAGHRSHREPWDAFWGQRYAVVLDPDGNPTDLFAPLSS
- a CDS encoding dihydrofolate reductase family protein; this translates as MRKLIYGMNLTLDGYIAAAGDDIGWSGPPSDELFQWWLDHEQASGLALYGRKLWQTMSSYWPTGDQQPDATPAEIAFARNWRDTPKVVFSSTIDKVDWNTRLVTGDAIAEITRLKAEDGGPMNIGGATLAGAAMRAGLIDEYAIATHPVLVGSGTPFFTALDSWVNLNLVETRTLPGGVLLTRYETRR
- a CDS encoding MATE family efflux transporter; amino-acid sequence: MRPTSPALPQPPVRRTRHDREILTLAVPAFGALIAEPLFLMADSAIVGHLGTAQLAGLGVAASLLSTLVGVFVFLAYATTAAVARRVGSGDRRAAVRQGIDGIWLAVLLAVPVVALAVGLAPELIRVFGASPTATPYAVDYLRISAAGIPAMLIVMAATGVLRGLQDTRTPLAVAVAGFTVNLLLNLGLVYGAGLGIAGSALGTVIAQWGMAATYLAVVARGARRLGLLRTRADLRPDLPGIRACATAGAPLLVRTLSLRAILLIATAVAARLGNTAMASQQIAMSLWNFLAFALDAIAIAGQAIIGRYLGADDTGGARAATRRMVEWGIGTGVMLGALLLLARPLYLPLFTNDPAVRQQLGTVLLIAAASQPVCGVVFVLDGVLMGAGDGPYLAWAMLGTLAAYAPVALTIGSGSLVALWGAIALCMAVRLLFMTLRARTGAWLVTGAVRA
- a CDS encoding SDR family NAD(P)-dependent oxidoreductase, which codes for MTTTLITGANKGLGYEAARQLIAAGHTVYIGSRDPERGRRAAEQLGARLVVIDITDDASVAAAAKTIEADGGLDVLVNNAGVEERAEDNGIISAADLTADLMRSTFDTNVFGTVRVTHAFLPLLQRSAAPVIVNLSSGLASLTRVTTTDTPTYAYPGVAYPASKAAVNMVTVQYAKAFPTMRINAVEPGFTKTDLNGNTGTQTVEQGAEIIVRMARLTPDGPTGTYTDAKGPLPW
- a CDS encoding AraC family transcriptional regulator → MYQERAAAAVPGAVLWTRSTGPDGERFRVLPDGCMDLLWMGGVLAVAGPDTVAHLGESGAGDSITGLRFAPGTAASVLGVPAWELRDRRVALDGLWPDRVVRELTERLAAAADPAAELEAVAVPRLRGAELDRVRAGVLDGLRRGVRVAALADELGLSERQLRRRCLELFGYGPKVLDRVLRLDRALAAARSGAPFARVAADAGYADQPHLAREVRALAGVPLGELLGVGSVDQDDSGAKRSVGLPSGSRTTA
- a CDS encoding class I SAM-dependent methyltransferase, with the protein product MVELDSLHATRDAYDAVAARYAQQFTDSLRDRPLERALLAAFAESVRAGGEGEVADLGCGPGHVTAHLRGLGLPAFGVDASPAMIGLAREANPGLRFEVGSMAALDIADGVLGGVLSRYSIIHTPPQDLPSVVAEIARVLAPGGQLLISCFSTDDPAIPSQSFDHSVVTAYRWSPDHLAGLLRDVGVREVARVLCRPKPTDKRQFQELQLLAAKNQPVLREAACATLVFTPDTHERKAEPCGN
- a CDS encoding NADP-dependent oxidoreductase gives rise to the protein MSDQTLPTNAKAVSFGAYGEPDELRLTDEAVPQPGPGQVLLRVAAAAVNPLDWKIRRGFMQGVFPVNFPHVLGLEAAGTVVATGPGVDSWQIGDEVFGSAVAAYAEYALAEAATLAARPADLPVATAAALPVAAETSVRALGLLNLKPGETLLIHGAAGAVGTMAVQFAVADGIRVIGTAGERDQEALRELGATPVRYGDGVIDRVREAADGEPVTAVLHASGAGVLADSVALVGGPERVITIADPQEAGPLGVAFTSGGSADTATEGLARALALHAAGTLSAPVRATFPLADAAAAHRLGEQGGGRGKIVLLP
- a CDS encoding helix-turn-helix transcriptional regulator, which produces MATTEFGRTVRRWRDRVPPEAAGLPAGGHRRAAGLRREELALLAGISVDYVTRLEQGRAANPSEQVVEALGRALRLNGEEREHLFRVAGLVAPGRGTVPAYITPSVQRMLDRLTGTPVAVSDAAWTLLLANPLYTALMGERHGKERNGAWRNFLGSGSRVRHTPESRRALETAVVSDLRATASRYPADPRLRRLIADLRGNSERFAELWDSGAVGHQEASRKTIDHPQVGSLTLDCDVLSVAGSDLRIMVYTAEPGTEDAERLALLAVIGTQALVKVAGEGLG
- the dnaB gene encoding replicative DNA helicase, which codes for MPYDDHDEVPPPDEEWPPPPSQSPGDRQPFKVFQGKGGSGGNQADRSSYDNAGSKGDSRGDSAAYERVPPQDLAAEQSVLGGMLLSKDAIADVVEVLKPVDYYRPAHELIHSAILDLYARGEPADPITVASELVKRGEITRVGGPSYLHTLVNSVPTAANAEYYAEIVHERAVLRRLVEAGTRIAQMGYAAEGDVDEIVNAAQAEIYAVTEQRTNEDYAPLGEIMEGALDEIESIGSRSGQMSGVPTGFADLDSLTNGLHPGQMIVVAARPAMGKSTLALDFARSCSVKHKIPSVFFSLEMGRNEIAMRLLSAEARVALHHMRSGNMTDEDWTRLARRMPELNDSPLFIDDSPNLSMMEIRAKCRRLKQRNDLRLVVIDYLQLMQNGGSRRPESRQQEVSEMSRNLKLLAKELELPVIALSQLNRGPEQRTDKRPMVSDLRESGSIEQDADMVILLHREDAYEKESPRAGEADLIVAKHRNGPTATITVAFQGHYSRFVDMAQS